A window of the Cannabis sativa cultivar Pink pepper isolate KNU-18-1 chromosome X, ASM2916894v1, whole genome shotgun sequence genome harbors these coding sequences:
- the LOC115707736 gene encoding delta-aminolevulinic acid dehydratase, chloroplastic, translating into MASSTAILNVPTSVGAIKGLDCQSYVGLRPLVVSVRSFDSVAIKSKTSRRFVVRASETHSGPFKKLGLSDAECEAAVVSGNVPEAPPVPPKPAAPAGTPVVSTLPINRRPRRNRKSPAFRAAFQETTLSPANFVYPLFIHEGEEDTPIGAMPGCYRLGWRHGLVEEVSKARDVGVNSIVLFPKVPDGLKTPTGDEAYNENGLVQRSIRLLKDKFPDLVIYTDVALDPYSSDGHDGIVREDGVILNDETVHQLCKQAVAQARAGADVVSPSDMMDGRVGAIRSALDAEGFHHVSIMSYTAKYASSFYGPFREALDSNPRFGDKKTYQMNPANYREALVETREDEAEGADILLVKPGLPYLDIIRLLRDNSSLPIAAYQVSGEYAMIKAGGVLKMIDEEKVMLESLMCLRRAGADIILTYFALQAAKSLCGEK; encoded by the exons ATGGCGTCGTCGACGGCGATACTTAATGTGCCTACCAGTGTTGGAGCAATCAAGGGTTTGGATTGTCAAAGCTACGTCGGTCTTCGACCTTTGGTGGTTAGTGTGAGAAGTTTTGATTCTGTAGCGATTAAATCCAAGACTAGCCGTAGATTTGTAGTTCGAGCTAGCGAAACTCATAGCGGACCTTTTAAGAAGTTGGGATTGAGTGATGCTGAATGTGAAGCTGCTGTTGTTTCCGGAAATGTTCCTGAAGCGCCGCCTGTTCCTCCGAAGCCGGCTGCACCAGCTGGAACTCCTGTGGTTTCTACGCTT CCAATAAATAGGCGGCCTCGTCGGAACAGGAAATCACCTGCGTTTAGAGCAGCATTTCAGGAAACTACATTATCCCCTGCGAATTTTGTCTACCCACTTTTTATTCATGAAG GTGAGGAGGATACACCTATTGGAGCTATGCCTGGATGTTATAGGCTTGGCTGGAGACATGGACTTGTGGAAGAG GTTTCGAAGGCTCGGGATGTTGGTGTCAATAGCATTGTGCTTTTCCCCAAAGTTCCAGATGGTTTAAAG ACTCCAACAGGAGATGAAGCTTACAATGAGAATGGCTTAGTCCAGCGGTCAATTCGGTTGCTCAAAGACAAGTTCCCTGATCTT GTAATCTACACTGATGTTGCTTTAGATCCCTACTCATCTGATGGGCATGATGGTATCGTTAGGGAAGATG GAGTTATATTGAATGATGAGACAGTACATCAATTGTGCAAACAAGCTGTTGCCCAG GCGCGAGCCGGAGCAGATGTTGTCAGTCCTAGTGACATGATGGACGGTCGTGTTGGAGCAATTCGGTCTGCTCTTGATGCTGAAGGCTTTCATCACGTTTCTATCATGTCTTACACAGCAAA GTATGCAAGTTCATTTTATGGTCCATTTCGAGAAGCACTAGACTCAAATCCACGATTTGGTGACAAAAAGAC TTATCAGATGAACCCGGCAAATTATAGAGAAGCTTTAGTCGAGACCCGTGAAGATGAGGCTGAAGGAGCTGATATCCTGTTG GTGAAACCTGGTCTGCCGTACTTAGATATCATAAGACTACTCAGAGATAACTCTTCTTTACCTATTGCTGCATATCAG GTATCAGGTGAATATGCAATGATCAAGGCTGGTGGAGTACTCAAAATGATCGACGAAGAAAAGGTTATGCTCGAATCGTTGATGTGCCTTCGACGGGCCGGTGCTGACATCATTCTGACATATTTCGCCTTACAAGCTGCCAAGTCTTTATGTGGAGAAAAgtaa
- the LOC115707728 gene encoding probable monogalactosyldiacylglycerol synthase, chloroplastic → MNNSSTVVQESSQVYDLVSHLGRFSFGSDGHSSFLSNFMYFDVFGDSSSVNGKRPKFGASLGLSSRSSYSIRKAIIQFNRAIRFHCERIPIGFASVRINPGVGNVGGNNNNNGMIEEGCSVLEDDGLGLNSVEPLKPKKVLILMSDTGGGHRASAEAIKAAFYEEYGDEYQVFVTDLWSDHTPWPFNQLPRSYNFLVKHGSLWKMTYYASAPRLIHQSNFAATSTFIAREVAKGLMKYQPDIIISVHPLMQHVPLRILRSKGLLDKIVFTTVITDLSTCHPTWFHKLVTRCYCPTNEVAKRALKAGLKNTQIKIYGLPVRPSFVKPVRPKFELKRDLGMDEDLPAVLLMGGGEGMGPIEATAKALGKSLYDEVLGEPIGQVLVICGHNKKLANKLRSIEWKIPVEVKGFVTKMEECMGACDCIITKAGPGTIAEAMIRGVPIILNDYIAGQEAGNVPYVVENGFGKYSKSPKEIAKIVAEWFGPKADELKVMSENALKLAKPDAVFKIVHDLHELVRQRNLVAQYSCTA, encoded by the exons ATGAATAACTCTTCGACTGTAGTTCAAGAGTCCAGTCAAGTTTATGACTTGGTATCTCATTTGGGTCGATTTTCCTTTGGTTCTGATGGGCACTCTtcatttttatctaatttcatgTATTTTGATGTGTTTGGGGATTCTTCTTCTGTAAATGGGAAAAGACCTAAATTTGGTGCTTCATTGGGTTTGAGTAGTAGAAGTAGTTATAGTATTAGGAAAGCTATTATTCAGTTTAACAGAGCTATTAGGTTTCATTGTGAGAGAATTCCAATTGGGTTTGCTTCTGTTAGGATTAATCCTGGGGTTGGAAATGTTGGtggcaataataataataatgggaTGATTGAAGAGGGTTGTAGTGTTTTGGAAGATGATGGTTTGGGTTTGAATAGTGTTGAGCCTTTAAAACcaaagaaagttcttattttgaTGAGTGATACTGGTGGTGGTCATAGAGCTTCAGCAGAAGCTATAAAGGCAGCTTTTTATGAAGAATATGGTGATGAATATCAG GTGTTTGTTACTGATTTGTGGTCTGATCATACTCCTTGGCCGTTTAATCAACTTCCAAGGAGCTATAATTTCTTGGTGAAACATGGTTCATTATGGAAGATGACATATTATGCTTCTGCTCCTAGActtattcatcagtctaattttGCTGCAACTTCAACATTTATAGCTCG ggaaGTTGCTAAAGGATTGATGAAGTACCAACCAGATATTATTATCAGTGTACATCCTCTAATGCAGCATGTACCACTTCGTATTTTGAGGTCAAAGGGTTTACTCGATAAGATCGTTTTTACTACAGTAATCACGGATCTTAGCACTTGCCATCCTACATG GTTTCATAAGCTTGTTACGAGATGTTATTGCCCAACGAATGAGGTAGCGAAGAGGGCACTGAAAGCTGGACTCAAGAATACCCAAATCAAGATTTATGGCCTTCCTGTACGACCTTCGTTTGTCAAGCCTGTTCGGCCAAAG TTTGAACTAAAAAGGGATTTGGGTATGGATGAAGACCTTCCAGCTGTGTTGTTAATGGGAGGAGGTGAAGGAATGGGCCCTATTGAAGCTACTGCAAAAGCACTTGGGAAGTCATTATACGATGAGGTTCTCGGGGAGCCAATTGGTCAGGTTCTTGTGATATGCGGTCACAACAAAAAACTCGCAAACAAACTTCGTTCAATCGAATGGAAAATTCCTGTTGAG GTGAAGGGGTTtgttactaagatggaagaatgCATGGGAGCTTGTGATTGCATTATTACCAAG GCGGGTCCAGGGACAATTGCTGAAGCCATGATACGCGGAGTGCCTATCATTTTGAACGATTACATCGCTGGGCAG GAAGCTGGAAATGTGCCTTATGTGGTTGAAAATGGTTTCGGGAAGTACTCTAAATCTCCTAAAGAAATAGCGAAAATCGTTGCTGAATGGTTTGGACCGAAAGCTGATGAACTTAAGGTAATGTCAGAAAATGCACTAAAGCTGGCAAAACCCGATGCTGTATTTAAGATAGTTCACGATCTTCACGAGCTTGTTAGACAACGAAACCTTGTAGCGCAGTATTCGTGTACAGCTTAA
- the LOC115718883 gene encoding mitogen-activated protein kinase kinase kinase 20-like, producing MDKYEEGDLEESLHSSPYWIRGSMLGKGGFGSVYMARMVKEPSPLYGTTLVRGFHPIMAVKTSRLAKGEELENEKKFIEYFDDCPYIIKCFGHDTTLNIIDGGEEVFYNVFLEYAVGGTLFDFILNSPLYNESKQVKQFLQQILKGVDYIHEKGFVHCDLKPENVLLVKEIREENFFFMARISDFGLAKMVDDSTTRVRGTKAYLAPECRGENRIQGQFSDIWAIGVMVLFMLTKDLKWNKNLYYCISNEAIDFILKCTNLNPSKRPSAKILLNHPFITNM from the coding sequence ATGGATAAATATGAAGAAGGAGATTTAGAAGAGAGTTTGCATTCTTCTCCATATTGGATTAGGGGTTCGATGCTTGGAAAAGGTGGATTTGGTTCTGTTTACATGGCGAGAATGGTTAAGGAACCATCGCCATTGTATGGAACTACGCTTGTTCGTGGCTTTCATCCAATTATGGCTGTCAAAACTTCACGTCTTGCAAAGGGTGAAGAATtagaaaatgagaaaaaatttattgAATATTTTGATGATTGCCCTTATATTATTAAGTGTTTTGGTCATGACACTACTCTTAATATAATTGATGGTGGAGAAGAAGTATTTTATAATGTCTTCTTGGAATACGCTGTCGGGGGGACATTGTTTGATTTCATCTTAAATTCTCCTCTTTATAATGAATCTAAACAAGTTAAACAGTTCCTTCAACAAATTCTGAAAGGCGTTGATTATATTCATGAGAAGGGATTTGTACACTGTGATTTGAAACCTGAGAACGTATTATTAGTGAAAGAAATAAGAGAAGAAAACTTTTTCTTTATGGCTAGAATTTCTGATTTTGGATTGGCAAAGATGGTTGATGACTCGACGACTCGTGTTAGAGGTACTAAAGCATATTTAGCTCCTGAGTGTCGAGGTGAAAACCGAATTCAAGGACAGTTTTCAGACATTTGGGCAATTGGTGTCATGGTTTTATTCATGCTAACCAAAGACCTAAAGTGGAATAAAAATCTATACTACTGTATCTCCAACGAAGCTATCGATTTTATATTGAAATGCACAAATCTTAATCCTTCTAAAAGACCATCAGCAAAGATACTTCTCAACCATCCATTTATAACAAATATGTAA